One genomic segment of Amycolatopsis sp. Hca4 includes these proteins:
- a CDS encoding TetR/AcrR family transcriptional regulator has product MTADPETTLRADARRNRDQILAAAKSIFAASGPEVPMEEIARAAGVGVGTLYRRFPDRDALVRAVAMDNFERVLIDARVIAAEETSSWRALERLLRQSVELQLSVQLAMVSHRALVILKNDPEVRRLRDEILEVLDAFVEGAQAEGKLRDDVGAGDIAILFATLLRQARAKTPEVAEMAARRCVGIMIDGLSARPGSSLPGRPITSGDLDPD; this is encoded by the coding sequence ATGACGGCAGACCCCGAGACCACCCTGCGGGCGGACGCGCGCCGCAACCGCGACCAGATCCTGGCCGCCGCGAAGAGCATCTTCGCCGCTTCCGGTCCCGAGGTGCCGATGGAGGAGATCGCCCGCGCGGCGGGCGTCGGCGTCGGCACGCTGTACCGCCGCTTCCCGGACCGGGACGCGCTGGTCCGCGCGGTCGCCATGGACAACTTCGAGCGGGTGCTGATCGACGCGCGGGTGATCGCCGCCGAGGAGACGTCGTCGTGGCGCGCGCTGGAGCGGCTGCTGCGGCAGTCGGTGGAGCTGCAGCTGAGCGTGCAGCTGGCGATGGTGTCGCACCGGGCGCTGGTGATCCTCAAGAACGACCCGGAGGTCCGCCGGCTGCGCGACGAGATCCTGGAGGTCCTCGACGCCTTCGTCGAGGGTGCGCAGGCCGAGGGCAAGCTCCGTGACGACGTCGGCGCGGGCGACATCGCGATCCTGTTCGCGACGCTGCTGCGCCAGGCGCGCGCGAAGACGCCGGAGGTCGCCGAGATGGCGGCGCGCCGGTGCGTCGGCATCATGATCGACGGCTTGAGCGCGCGGCCGGGTTCGTCGCTGCCCGGCCGTCCGATCACCTCCGGCGACCTCGACCCGGACTGA
- a CDS encoding sugar-binding transcriptional regulator encodes MSASRKSASLTEAMLLATVARRFYVQGRSKLEIAGEFGVSRFKVARMLDTAMESGLVRVEFSLPAPVDLALSDEVRSAYGLERALVLERSTEREPREVVRAKIGSLAARLLEEIAVPSDVIGLSWARSVNAMAEAVRSLPRCPIVQLCGVQAGMDMRGRSVETVSRVTSVSGGDAYPIFGPLVLPDRRTTETLRRQPGIAETFGQFRSLTKAVVSIGAWQPGESTVYDALDEAERAAIAARGATAEVAARLFDASGNALSTGLAHHVLAISHEELMAVPEVIALGYGRPKAAAVDAVLRSGMVSTLITDAAAAVPLLALAAKNPPR; translated from the coding sequence ATGAGCGCTTCTCGTAAGAGCGCTTCGCTCACTGAAGCGATGCTGCTCGCCACCGTCGCCCGGCGCTTCTACGTGCAGGGACGCTCCAAGCTGGAGATCGCTGGCGAGTTCGGCGTCAGCCGGTTCAAGGTGGCACGAATGCTCGACACGGCCATGGAGTCCGGCCTGGTCAGGGTGGAGTTTTCGCTGCCGGCCCCGGTGGACCTGGCGCTGTCGGACGAGGTGCGTTCGGCGTACGGCCTGGAGCGGGCCCTGGTGCTCGAACGCTCAACCGAGCGGGAGCCGAGGGAGGTCGTCCGGGCGAAGATCGGCTCGCTGGCGGCGCGGCTGCTGGAGGAGATCGCGGTCCCGTCGGACGTGATCGGGCTGTCGTGGGCGCGGTCGGTGAACGCGATGGCGGAGGCGGTCCGGTCCCTGCCCCGGTGTCCGATCGTCCAGCTCTGCGGGGTGCAGGCGGGGATGGACATGCGCGGCCGGTCGGTGGAGACGGTCAGCCGCGTGACGTCGGTGTCGGGCGGCGACGCGTACCCGATCTTCGGCCCGCTGGTCCTGCCGGACCGCCGCACGACCGAGACCCTGCGGCGGCAGCCGGGCATCGCGGAGACCTTCGGCCAGTTCCGGTCACTGACCAAGGCGGTGGTGAGCATCGGGGCGTGGCAACCGGGCGAGTCGACGGTGTACGACGCGCTGGACGAAGCCGAGCGAGCGGCAATCGCGGCCCGAGGAGCGACGGCGGAGGTCGCCGCGCGCCTCTTCGACGCCTCGGGAAACGCGCTTTCGACCGGCTTGGCCCACCACGTCCTGGCGATCAGCCACGAGGAACTGATGGCGGTCCCGGAGGTGATCGCTTTGGGTTACGGCAGGCCGAAAGCCGCGGCGGTGGACGCGGTGTTGCGGTCCGGCATGGTCTCGACGCTGATCACCGACGCGGCTGCCGCGGTCCCGCTGCTCGCCTTGGCGGCGAAGAACCCGCCGCGCTGA
- a CDS encoding ferredoxin: MKIIADTGKCVGAGQCVLTEPSLFDQSEEDGTVIVLDDQPVGDLVEKAREAVHVCPSQALSLEE; the protein is encoded by the coding sequence ATGAAGATCATCGCGGACACCGGCAAGTGCGTCGGCGCCGGTCAGTGCGTACTCACCGAGCCCTCGCTGTTCGACCAGAGCGAGGAGGACGGCACGGTCATCGTGCTCGACGACCAGCCCGTGGGCGACCTGGTCGAGAAGGCCCGTGAAGCGGTGCACGTCTGTCCGAGCCAGGCCCTCTCCCTAGAGGAGTGA
- a CDS encoding zinc-dependent alcohol dehydrogenase family protein, with the protein MRAAIVDRPGEIRVGEVPDPKPGERQVVVKVGACGICGTDLHIADGHFPPTPYPIVPGHEFAGEIVELGADVPGEWKVGDRVAVDPSLFCGYCGPCRAGHGNLCANWGATGDTVNGAFAEYVAVPSSTCYRMPDAMTWEQGALVEPVSCAVHGVRRVGVEAGERFLVVGAGTMGLIMQQLLQRSGAQVTVVDRNEARLPRAKSLGAVGTAKDVSDLNGEKFDVAVDCTGAAPAIEAAFDAIRRGGRLLVFGVAPAEARVALSPFRIYNDEITIVGSMAVLHSFGAALDLVATGAIDTGALLTDTLPLEQYPEALAKMRSGAGLKVQVLPGGGRA; encoded by the coding sequence ATGCGTGCCGCCATCGTCGACCGGCCCGGTGAGATCAGGGTCGGCGAGGTGCCCGATCCGAAACCCGGGGAACGTCAGGTCGTCGTCAAGGTCGGAGCGTGCGGCATCTGCGGCACCGACCTGCACATCGCGGACGGGCACTTCCCGCCCACCCCGTACCCCATCGTCCCCGGGCACGAGTTCGCCGGGGAGATCGTCGAGCTCGGCGCGGACGTGCCGGGCGAGTGGAAGGTCGGCGACCGGGTGGCCGTCGACCCGTCCCTGTTCTGCGGCTACTGCGGCCCGTGCCGCGCCGGCCACGGCAACCTGTGCGCGAACTGGGGCGCCACCGGCGACACCGTCAACGGCGCCTTCGCCGAGTACGTCGCCGTCCCGTCGTCCACCTGCTACCGCATGCCCGACGCGATGACCTGGGAGCAGGGCGCCCTGGTCGAGCCGGTTTCCTGTGCCGTGCACGGCGTCCGCCGCGTCGGCGTCGAGGCCGGCGAACGGTTCCTCGTCGTCGGCGCCGGCACCATGGGCCTGATCATGCAGCAGCTGCTGCAGCGCTCCGGCGCGCAGGTGACGGTGGTCGACCGCAACGAAGCCCGGCTGCCCCGCGCGAAGAGCCTCGGTGCCGTCGGCACCGCGAAAGACGTAAGTGACCTCAACGGCGAGAAGTTCGACGTCGCCGTCGACTGCACGGGCGCCGCGCCCGCCATCGAAGCCGCCTTCGACGCGATCCGGCGCGGCGGACGGCTGCTCGTCTTCGGCGTCGCCCCGGCCGAAGCGCGCGTCGCGCTTTCGCCGTTCCGCATCTACAACGACGAAATCACCATCGTGGGCTCGATGGCCGTGCTGCACAGCTTCGGCGCTGCCCTCGACCTCGTCGCGACCGGCGCCATCGACACCGGCGCGCTGCTCACCGACACCCTGCCGCTGGAGCAGTACCCCGAGGCGCTGGCCAAGATGCGCAGCGGCGCGGGCCTGAAGGTGCAAGTCCTCCCCGGAGGTGGCCGTGCGTAA
- a CDS encoding cytochrome P450, producing MTAVHEFPMTRTCPFAPPPAYTEIREEDPVTRVGLPDGRKAWVVSRHEDVRTVLNDRRFSADRQHPDFPQLVPGFRRPDDERTMITMDAPEHGPARKAVLGEFTVRRMEALRPRIQEIVDERIDALMAGPKPGDLVEALSLPVPSLVICEMLGVPYADHDFFQTHTAKLIKRDTPPQERRAAVEAVREYMSDLIAGREDNPPDDLLGRQIVKLREEGTYRRASLAATGFLLLVAGHETTANMISLGTVGLLENPDQLALITGDPGKTLDAVEELLRYFTIVDAATARLCVEDVEVGGQLIRAGEGVLALGYAANRDAAAFENPDELDIERGARHHVAFGFGPHQCLGQNLARMELQIVFDTLFRRIPGLKLAAPVDDLPFKDDANIYGLYRLPVTW from the coding sequence ATGACCGCGGTCCACGAATTCCCGATGACGCGGACGTGCCCGTTCGCGCCGCCGCCGGCGTACACCGAGATCCGCGAGGAGGACCCGGTCACCCGGGTGGGGCTGCCCGACGGCCGGAAGGCCTGGGTGGTCAGCAGGCACGAGGACGTCCGGACCGTGCTGAACGACCGGCGGTTCAGCGCCGACCGGCAGCACCCGGACTTCCCGCAGCTGGTGCCCGGGTTCCGCCGTCCGGACGACGAGCGCACCATGATCACCATGGACGCGCCCGAGCACGGGCCGGCCCGCAAGGCCGTGCTCGGCGAGTTCACCGTGCGCCGGATGGAGGCGCTGCGGCCGCGGATCCAGGAGATCGTGGACGAGCGGATCGACGCGCTGATGGCCGGGCCGAAGCCGGGCGACCTGGTCGAGGCGCTGTCGCTGCCGGTGCCGTCGCTGGTCATCTGCGAGATGCTCGGCGTGCCCTACGCCGACCACGACTTCTTCCAGACCCACACGGCGAAGCTGATCAAGCGGGACACGCCCCCGCAGGAGCGGCGGGCCGCGGTCGAGGCCGTGCGTGAGTACATGAGCGACCTCATCGCCGGGAGGGAGGACAACCCGCCGGACGACCTGCTCGGGCGGCAGATCGTCAAGCTGCGCGAAGAGGGCACCTACCGGCGGGCGTCGCTGGCCGCGACCGGCTTCCTGCTGCTCGTCGCCGGCCACGAGACGACGGCGAACATGATCTCCCTCGGCACGGTCGGGCTGCTGGAGAACCCGGACCAGCTGGCGCTGATCACCGGAGACCCGGGCAAGACGCTCGACGCCGTCGAGGAACTGCTGCGGTACTTCACCATCGTCGACGCGGCCACGGCCCGGCTCTGCGTCGAGGACGTCGAGGTCGGCGGGCAGCTGATCCGGGCGGGCGAGGGCGTGCTGGCGCTGGGCTACGCGGCCAACCGCGACGCGGCCGCGTTCGAGAACCCCGACGAGCTGGACATCGAGCGCGGTGCCCGCCACCACGTCGCCTTCGGCTTCGGCCCGCACCAGTGCCTCGGCCAGAACCTGGCCCGGATGGAACTGCAGATCGTCTTCGACACCCTCTTCCGCCGGATACCCGGGTTGAAGCTGGCCGCGCCGGTCGACGACCTGCCGTTCAAGGACGACGCGAACATCTACGGCCTGTACCGGCTGCCGGTGACCTGGTAG
- a CDS encoding cytochrome P450 yields MTDLAEPATQDETFPMARTCPFAPPPAYEKLREAGPVHRVTLQSGQEAWAVTRLEDVRTVLNDPRFSSDRFNPGFPILTREGRPQRRRFTASLINMDPPEHGAARREVVGEFTVKRMKALQPRIQQIVDEHIDAILAGPKPADLVSALSLPVPSLVICEQLGVPYADHDFFQSRSSTLLNREVSQEARMQAVEELQNYLDELVSEKEANPTDDLLGRQVLKQREEHGEAAHDELVSLAFLLLLAGHETTANMISLGTVAFLENPKQLELVKNDPGKTLDAVEELLRYFTIAEFATSRVATEDVEIGGQLIREGEGVLGLSYSGNRDPAAFDNPDELDIERGARHHVAFGFGPHQCLGQNLARMELQIVFDTLFRRIPDLKLAAPVDQLPFKHDSSIFGLYCLPVTW; encoded by the coding sequence ATGACTGATCTGGCCGAACCTGCAACCCAGGACGAGACCTTCCCGATGGCCCGCACGTGCCCGTTCGCCCCGCCGCCCGCGTACGAGAAGCTGCGCGAAGCCGGTCCGGTCCACCGCGTCACGCTGCAGTCCGGCCAGGAGGCGTGGGCCGTGACGCGCCTGGAGGACGTCCGGACCGTGTTGAACGACCCGCGGTTCAGCTCCGACCGCTTCAACCCGGGCTTCCCGATCCTGACCCGCGAGGGCCGCCCGCAGCGCCGCCGCTTCACCGCGTCGCTGATCAACATGGACCCCCCGGAGCACGGCGCCGCCCGCCGCGAGGTCGTCGGCGAGTTCACCGTCAAGCGCATGAAGGCGCTGCAGCCGCGGATCCAGCAGATCGTCGACGAGCACATCGACGCGATCCTGGCCGGCCCGAAGCCCGCCGACCTGGTCTCCGCGCTGAGCCTGCCGGTGCCGTCGCTGGTCATCTGCGAGCAGCTCGGCGTCCCCTACGCCGACCACGACTTCTTCCAGTCGCGCAGCTCCACCCTGCTGAACCGCGAGGTCTCGCAGGAGGCGCGGATGCAGGCCGTCGAAGAGCTGCAGAACTACCTCGACGAGCTGGTCTCGGAGAAGGAGGCGAACCCGACCGACGACCTGCTCGGCCGGCAGGTCCTCAAGCAGCGCGAAGAGCACGGCGAAGCCGCGCACGACGAGCTCGTTTCGCTCGCCTTCCTGCTGCTGCTCGCCGGGCACGAGACGACGGCGAACATGATCTCCCTCGGCACCGTCGCCTTCCTGGAGAACCCGAAGCAGCTCGAGCTCGTCAAGAACGACCCCGGCAAGACCCTCGACGCCGTCGAGGAGCTGCTGCGGTACTTCACCATCGCCGAGTTCGCGACCTCGCGCGTCGCCACCGAGGACGTCGAGATCGGCGGGCAGCTGATCCGCGAGGGCGAAGGCGTGCTCGGCCTGAGCTACTCCGGCAACCGCGACCCGGCCGCGTTCGACAACCCGGACGAGCTGGACATCGAGCGCGGTGCCCGCCACCACGTCGCCTTCGGCTTCGGCCCGCACCAGTGCCTCGGCCAGAACCTCGCCCGGATGGAACTGCAGATCGTCTTCGACACCCTCTTCCGCCGCATCCCGGACCTCAAGCTGGCCGCCCCGGTCGACCAGCTGCCGTTCAAGCACGACTCGTCGATCTTCGGCCTCTACTGCCTGCCCGTGACCTGGTGA
- a CDS encoding carbohydrate ABC transporter permease, whose product MTTVAPRKKQYGKGSLTVATWVIAILFVFPLLWMILTAFKQEADAYTDPPKLFFTPTFEQLGNVLSGGFLPYLSNSAFVTILSTLLVLLLGVPAAYALSLAPVKGTSNALGFFLSTKMLPIVAAIIPLYVISQNTELLDTVWALVILYTSMNLPLAIWMMRSFFLEVPHEMIEAGRIDGANLPTLLRKIIMPVVAPGIAATALICVIFSWTEFFYAVNLTAARAGTVPVFLVGFITSEGLYWAQLSAAALLASLPVMIVGWIAQNHLVRGLSMGAVK is encoded by the coding sequence GTGACCACCGTGGCTCCCCGCAAGAAGCAGTACGGCAAGGGCTCGCTGACCGTCGCGACCTGGGTGATCGCGATCCTGTTCGTCTTTCCGCTGCTGTGGATGATCCTCACCGCGTTCAAGCAGGAGGCGGACGCCTACACCGATCCGCCGAAGCTGTTCTTCACCCCGACGTTCGAGCAGCTCGGCAACGTCCTGAGCGGCGGGTTCCTGCCGTACCTGTCGAACTCGGCGTTCGTCACGATCCTCTCGACGCTGCTGGTGCTGCTCCTCGGCGTCCCGGCCGCGTACGCGCTGTCGCTGGCGCCGGTCAAAGGCACGTCGAACGCGCTCGGCTTCTTCCTCTCGACGAAGATGCTGCCGATCGTGGCGGCGATCATCCCGCTGTACGTGATTTCGCAGAACACCGAGCTGCTCGACACGGTGTGGGCGCTGGTCATCCTGTACACGTCGATGAACCTGCCGCTGGCCATCTGGATGATGCGGTCGTTCTTCCTCGAGGTGCCGCACGAGATGATCGAGGCGGGCCGCATCGACGGCGCCAACCTGCCGACGCTGCTGCGCAAGATCATCATGCCGGTGGTGGCACCCGGGATCGCGGCGACCGCGCTGATCTGCGTGATCTTCTCCTGGACGGAGTTCTTCTACGCGGTCAACCTGACGGCCGCGCGGGCGGGCACGGTCCCGGTGTTCCTGGTCGGGTTCATCACCAGTGAGGGCCTGTACTGGGCCCAGCTGTCCGCGGCGGCGCTGCTGGCCTCGCTGCCGGTGATGATCGTGGGCTGGATCGCGCAGAACCACCTGGTCCGCGGCCTGTCCATGGGTGCCGTCAAGTGA
- a CDS encoding sugar ABC transporter substrate-binding protein, whose product MAVRKLLTLLAATSLLATGCAGAGSLGTGSSTLVIAIVSNPQMKDAIALAPEFEKATGIGLKFVSLPENQARAKITASTATEGGEFDVVMISNYEAPQWAANGWLENLEPHMAATPGYDEADFIPSIKTSLSYQNQMYAVPFYGESSFLAYRKDLFDKAGLTMPARPTWPQIADFAAKLDDKADGVAGICLRGKPGWGESLAPFTTVANTFGAQWFDKDWNAKLTSPEFTQAANFYVDLVREHGEVGASSAGFSECGTRYTQGNAAMWYDATVMAGTNEDPSSSKIVGKSGYAPAPVVKTQASGWLYTWALGIPKVAKDKDAAWKFMAWMTDKAYVQKVGHTYGWNRVPPGVRQSTYAIPEYADAAKAYAKPTLDGIADANQQKVMANPVPYPGIQFVGIPEFQDLGTRVSQQLSAAIAGRESVEDALKQSQDYAQTVGDSYKAVQ is encoded by the coding sequence GTGGCCGTGCGTAAGCTCCTCACCCTCCTCGCGGCGACGTCGCTGCTGGCCACGGGCTGCGCGGGCGCCGGTTCGCTCGGCACCGGCAGCAGCACGCTCGTCATCGCCATCGTGTCCAACCCGCAGATGAAGGACGCGATCGCGCTCGCGCCCGAGTTCGAGAAGGCCACCGGCATCGGGCTGAAGTTCGTGTCCCTGCCGGAAAACCAGGCCCGCGCGAAGATCACCGCGTCGACCGCCACCGAGGGCGGCGAGTTCGACGTCGTCATGATCAGCAACTACGAGGCCCCGCAGTGGGCGGCCAACGGCTGGCTCGAGAACCTCGAACCGCACATGGCGGCCACCCCCGGCTACGACGAAGCCGACTTCATCCCCAGCATCAAGACGTCGCTGTCGTACCAGAACCAGATGTACGCGGTGCCGTTCTACGGCGAGTCGTCCTTCCTGGCCTACCGCAAGGACCTCTTCGACAAGGCCGGGCTCACCATGCCGGCCAGGCCGACTTGGCCCCAGATCGCGGACTTCGCCGCGAAGCTCGACGACAAGGCCGACGGCGTCGCGGGCATCTGCCTGCGCGGCAAGCCCGGCTGGGGCGAGAGCCTCGCGCCGTTCACGACCGTCGCGAACACCTTCGGCGCCCAGTGGTTCGACAAGGACTGGAACGCCAAGCTGACTTCACCGGAGTTCACGCAGGCCGCGAACTTCTACGTCGACCTGGTCCGCGAGCACGGCGAGGTCGGCGCCTCCAGCGCCGGGTTCTCCGAGTGCGGCACGCGCTACACGCAGGGCAACGCGGCGATGTGGTACGACGCCACGGTCATGGCGGGCACCAACGAGGACCCCTCCAGCAGCAAGATCGTCGGCAAGTCCGGCTACGCGCCCGCCCCGGTCGTCAAGACCCAGGCCAGCGGCTGGCTCTACACCTGGGCCCTCGGTATCCCGAAGGTGGCCAAGGACAAGGACGCGGCCTGGAAGTTCATGGCCTGGATGACCGACAAGGCGTACGTGCAGAAGGTCGGCCACACCTACGGCTGGAACCGCGTCCCGCCGGGCGTCCGCCAGTCGACCTACGCGATCCCCGAGTACGCCGACGCGGCGAAGGCCTACGCGAAGCCGACGCTCGACGGCATCGCGGACGCCAACCAGCAGAAGGTGATGGCGAACCCGGTGCCCTACCCCGGCATCCAGTTCGTCGGCATCCCCGAGTTCCAGGACCTGGGCACCCGGGTGAGCCAGCAGCTGTCGGCCGCGATCGCCGGCCGCGAATCCGTCGAAGACGCGCTGAAGCAGTCCCAGGACTACGCGCAAACCGTGGGCGACTCGTACAAGGCGGTGCAGTGA
- a CDS encoding carbohydrate ABC transporter permease, with translation MSTLSVSTPTSQAKAQVAEKRGLSTAAKRRLPLLPALIFVIAVTQLPFLLTVFYSFQSWNLVRPGSRHFVGLQNYVDVFSDTTFLVALLNTVLLTVVCVFVALLLGLGLAILLDRKFLGRGIVRTLLITPFLILPAAGALLWKTTVFDPTYGLLHFVFGTDVDWLSEFPLASVMAQIVWQWTPFMMLLILAGLQSQAKDVLEAANVDGAGRWRTFVSITLPHLSRFLQLATLLGAIYIVNSFDAIFLMTQGGPGTASTNLPYYIYQRAFEGFDVGQSSAMGVIVVILTMIVATFALRLMFRTFSVSGGIK, from the coding sequence ATGTCCACGCTCTCCGTATCCACCCCCACCTCACAGGCGAAGGCGCAGGTCGCGGAGAAACGCGGCCTGAGCACCGCGGCCAAGCGGCGGCTCCCGCTGCTGCCCGCGCTCATCTTCGTCATCGCGGTGACGCAGCTGCCCTTCCTGCTCACCGTGTTCTACTCGTTCCAGTCCTGGAACCTGGTCCGGCCCGGCTCGCGGCACTTCGTCGGCCTGCAGAACTACGTCGACGTCTTCAGCGACACGACGTTCCTGGTCGCGCTGCTCAACACGGTGCTGCTGACCGTGGTGTGCGTGTTCGTCGCGCTGCTGCTCGGCCTCGGCCTCGCCATCCTGCTCGACCGCAAGTTCCTCGGCCGCGGCATCGTCCGGACGCTGCTGATCACGCCGTTCCTGATCCTGCCGGCGGCCGGCGCGCTGCTGTGGAAGACGACGGTGTTCGACCCGACCTACGGGCTGCTGCACTTCGTCTTCGGCACCGACGTCGACTGGCTTTCGGAGTTCCCGCTGGCGTCGGTGATGGCCCAGATCGTGTGGCAGTGGACGCCGTTCATGATGCTGCTGATCCTCGCGGGCCTGCAGAGCCAGGCCAAGGACGTGCTCGAAGCGGCCAATGTGGACGGTGCGGGCCGGTGGCGGACGTTCGTCTCCATCACGCTGCCGCACCTGTCCCGGTTCCTGCAGCTGGCCACGCTGCTGGGCGCGATCTACATTGTGAACAGCTTCGACGCGATCTTCCTGATGACCCAGGGCGGCCCGGGCACGGCCAGCACCAACCTGCCGTACTACATCTACCAGCGCGCGTTCGAGGGCTTCGACGTCGGCCAGTCCTCGGCGATGGGCGTGATCGTCGTGATCCTGACGATGATCGTGGCGACCTTCGCGCTGCGCCTGATGTTCCGGACCTTCTCGGTGAGCGGAGGCATCAAGTGA